A part of Brassica rapa cultivar Chiifu-401-42 chromosome A05, CAAS_Brap_v3.01, whole genome shotgun sequence genomic DNA contains:
- the LOC103874749 gene encoding glycine cleavage system H protein 3, mitochondrial codes for MALRMWASSTANALKLSSSASKSHLLPAFSISRCFSSVLEGLKYATSHEWVKHDGSVATIGITDHAQDHLGEVVFVELPEEKSSVSKEKNFGAVESVKATSEILSPISGEVIEVNTKLTDSPGLINSSPYEDGWMIKVKPSNPAELETLMGSKEYTKFCEEEDAAH; via the exons ATGGCACTGAGAATGTGGGCTTCCTCTACAGCAAACGCTCTCAAGCTCTCTTCTTCTGCCTCCAAATCTCACCTTCTTCCAGCTTTCTCCATCTCCAGATGCTTCTCCTCAG TGTTGGAAGGACTCAAGTATGCAACTTCACACGAGTGGGTGAAACATGATGGCTCGGTGGCTACCATTGGCATCACTGACCATGCCCAG GACCATCTAGGAGAAGTTGTGTTTGTGGAGCTGCCAGAAGAGAAAAGCTCAGTGAGCAAAGAAAAGAACTTTGGAGCTGTGGAGAGTGTGAAGGCAACAAGTGAGATTCTATCTCCAATCTCTGGTGAAGTCATTGAGGTTAACACAAAGCTAACCGATTCACCTGGtttg ATCAACTCAAGCCCCTATGAAGATGGTTGGATGATAAAGGTGAAACCAAGCAACCCTGCAGAGTTGGAAACCTTGATGGGTTCAAAGGAATACACCAAGTTCTGCGAAGAGGAAGATGCTGCTCACTAG
- the LOC103874750 gene encoding uncharacterized protein LOC103874750: protein MEQPSNDISQEQARESLIAISYTSPEEVEDSLTPSDVKPVVSTTNGVTKTNSEVAEKLRSELISISYDESPSPSPDVPAVSPTLPNGV, encoded by the coding sequence ATGGAACAACCCAGTAACGATAtctctcaagaacaagctcGTGAGTCTCTAATTGCTATCTCCTACACTTCACCAGAGGAGGTTGAAGACTCTCTAACGCCCTCAGATGTGAAACCTGTCGTCAGTACCACAAACGGAGTCACCAAAACGAACTCTGAAGTCGCGGAAAAGCTCAGATCTGAGCTGATCTCCATCTCCTACGACGAGTCACCGTCCCCCTCACCTGATGTACCTGCTGTTTCTCCGACCTTGCCCAACGGTGTCTGA